The following are from one region of the Muntiacus reevesi chromosome 3, mMunRee1.1, whole genome shotgun sequence genome:
- the LOC136164355 gene encoding sulfotransferase 1C4-like yields the protein MEDLQSEGIGRVAVDYVGGILQPTPTCDTWDQIRSFQARPDDLLISTYPKAGTTWTQEIVDLIQNGGDVDQSQRAPTHERFPFIEWIVPSLGSGLEQANAMTSPRILKTHLPFHLLPPSLLEKNCKMIYVARNPKDNMVSYYHFHRMNRILPAPGTWEEYFENFLAGKVCWGSWYDHVKGWWHAKDQHRILYLFYEDMKENPKHEIQKLAEFIGKSLDDKVLDKIVHHTSFSVMKQNPMANYTSIPAKFMNHLISPFMRKGVIGDWKNHFTVAQNERFDDDYRKNMADTTLTLHFRFS from the exons ATGGAGGATTTGCAATCAGAGGGCATTGGTCGCGTGGCTGTGGACTACGTGGGAGGCATCCTACAGCCCACGCCCACCTGTGACACCTGGGATCAGATCAGGAGCTTCCAAGCCAGGCCCGACGACCTGCTCATTTCTACCTACCCGAAAGCAG GAACAACATGGACGCAGGAGATTGTGGACTTGATACAAAACGGGGGTGATGTCGACCAAAGCCAGAGGGCACCCACGCACGAGCGATTTCCCTTCATCGAGTGGATAGTCCCTTCCCTAGGATCTG GCTTGGAACAAGCGAATGCAATGACCTCACCCCGGATATTGAAGACACACCTCCCCTTCCACTTGCTGCCACCATCTCTCCTGGAGAAGAACTGTAAG ATGATCTACGTAGCCAGGAACCCCAAGGACAACATGGTGTCTTATTACCACTTCCACAGGATGAATAGAATCCTTCCTGCTCCAGGCACCTGGGAGGAATACTTTGAGAATTTTCTGGCTGGGAAGG TGTGCTGGGGCTCCTGGTACGACCATGTGAAGGGCTGGTGGCACGCCAAGGACCAGCACCGCATCCTCTACCTTTTCTACGAGGACATGAAGGAG AACCCAAAGCATGAAATCCAGAAGCTGGCAGAATTTATTGGAAAAAGCTTAGATGATAAAGTTCTGGATAAAATTGTTCACCACACTTCGTTTAGTGTCATGAAGCAGAACCCGATGGCAAACTACACGTCGATTCCGGCTAAATTCATGAACCACTTGATTTCTCCATTCATGAGAAAAG GGGTCATCGGGGATTGGAAGAACCACTTCACCGTGGCCCAGAATGAGAGATTTGATGATGATTACAGGAAGAACATGGCTGACACCACT